The following is a genomic window from Elgaria multicarinata webbii isolate HBS135686 ecotype San Diego chromosome 9, rElgMul1.1.pri, whole genome shotgun sequence.
GTTTCCGTTATGGAAGCCGTCCCAAGCTATGCCTCTGTGTAAACAAAAAATTGTAAATTGTATGTTTATAGATGCAGCTGCCAGTGATTTCTTATGGCTGTGATGTTTGGAAAAAATGTTGCCATAAACTTGTGAACTGCTGGCAACTCTGTCCTACCCAATTTACATGTTTGAtgtatgttttaatgtttgtagaTGTGAATGCATGCCAAATATTGCTTGACTCTTCAACTAACTGAAACCCTTTGTGTGAACTGGCCATAGTATATTTTGTTCTATGAATTGTAGCCACCAAAGAGTTTGGCAATATGTTTCACTAGCACAGAGACCAAACATTGtactaaatatttaaatattgacATGATTTTACTTTCTTTGAGCCCTAATTAACTCTTAACTCAATGGTGGCTTGTCAGTAGAAGCTGAGTGTAAGGAAGCTGTCCAGTCTGCTCCATTAAATAGGAAATCACTGATCAACTAGCTGTGAGACTATTATGTTCCTTTCCTATTTCACTTTTAAATGGGGGATGAATAACTCTTCTAACCATGTGAGCAAGTGTTCTAGAGGTTTCTTTTAGCCAGAAAATAGTGCAGGACTAAATACCTACAAATGACAGGCTTCAGAATCCAGCTCTGTCAGCCAGAAAATTGAGAAATTTCCATCGTATTACCAAATTCTAATCCAATGGGGGCCTTCTCACAAATGTGTGGCCTGTACTGCTGGCAGCTACAATGTAGGTCTTCCAGgggaagccccaaaacaagcTAAAACGCTCATTTCTGCTGCACACTAAAGGTCCCGTTGGACTCTATCCTATATGCTGACTAATGACAAAGCTTATATCTGCATGAAGTGGCTTTAAAATAGTTAATGGTAGTAAATCTTGGCATTTGAATAACACCATACATTTCAAGGGGATTTCTAGAGAAACATAAAGGGGGGAAGAGGACAACTCACTTTAATTTACCACAGTCacaccttttttaaaagcatatagtaACTCctctaaaaacattcttttttaaagtgatgtCAGACTTAAAGACCAAATGGTTTTTGGTGAAAAGCAACAGTTGATTCTAAAATCATTGATTCTAAGTTGTAACTGAGTTTATCCATAATCATGAAACATTTGTTGCATTTGTAAAGTTTGAATTATCTGTTTGTTATAATATGAGACTATTGAAGAAGTATGCTTTTTTTAACTgagtgaagctgttgctgtttggggtgggggaaagtaacATTTCAGTTGCAGCTTTATCAGCTTTTGTTCCATAATCACTTCAGATGGCATTTTAAATTGAGAGCTTTTAATTCACTCACATGAACTGCAGTTTGGGAACTaatattctttattttaataAGGATTAGTAAACTGATTTATTGGTCTACTAGCCCAtatcttccattaaaaaaagtaGAACATATTACTTACAAAAAGATCATGAATTGGCAAATGATTACAGTGCCTTACAATTAAGGAAATCCTAAACCTGCAAAATGTACATTGTAATTTATGATCGTAAGGAAGTTCTTACGTATCATTATCTCTCAAAGCAAATTACCCTGGTTCAGTGTACAatagtgatttcccccctccccactagcTTCTAGGCAACAACCTGAAAATTGTAAAAGTGTTGCTGCAATGTAACCTGAAATCCCTGTTCTTCTATTAGACATCTGTGACTTAATACAGGAACACCACTTCAGATTAATCTACTAATAATGTGAATTAAACTGGTCAACAGATAGTAGCTCTTAGCTCTGGTACCTAGATTTGAAATTAAATGGGTGAAGGAATATTGTTTCAGatatgttaatttaaaaaagagtACTTTGAGAAAgcaacctccccacccaccccaaaaaacaatttaaagtgtaatcctatgcatgtttatagacagaaaaaagccctacaactcccagcattgctgggggTTGTAAGgcattttctgtataaacatgcataggtttgcacccttggTAATTTTTTCTGTTGCTGTGTAGCAATGGCTTGCTGATTTCTCTTGTCAATATTAAAGTATGCAAACAATACATGTAATTTTTAACATGGAATGTAAAACATTGGCTCTTTTTCCCCATTGCTAATTTATATAATTGTATCGTGTTACATAGGTACAAGTTGTTTCTCCAATGAGCCATCAGAATAACATGGACTGAAGAGATTTGCGAACAGTTGCCATCTCTTGCTGTTGCtgttataagaaaagaaaaaaaatactgatcAAATGTAACATTTTGTATCATAGTGTTCTGACTTGCGAATTATAAATGGTGAATGTTtaatttttctatctaaatgttctattttaaaatgtcattgaaGTTTTCATAAATCAGTATTAACACTTACAGTATCCatcatgatttttttttgcaaCATAGCCATTTCTTTACGAAGTTCACTTTGTGCATCTGCTAAAAGACTTTCATGGTTCTTCTCCATGTCTTCCATACTCTAAAATTGGAAATCACTGTCTTGAAAATTTGACATTGGTTCTTACCAAGGAACTTGCTAGATCTCAAAAGTCAAGTGATGCCCATGAGTTAGCTTTACCCTTGTTCACCACTATGTTCACATCCTTATCCAAGACATGGGTCGTAATGTCACCTTTAGCGCTGGTAAAGCTTCATCTTGAGTACAATGTTCTATTCTTGGCACTACTATACAAGAAggctattgtcatactgctccacAAAGGAAGACATATAGATGACAAAATGTTTACAGAGCAGTGGTACAGCTAACACACATGCAACATCTACATATGTACAAAGCTGAATGCAACATGTTTGAAATAATTAGCATTACCCGAGCACATTGTCCGGCTATGAAAATTTAGGTGCAGGACAACTAACTCAGAATATCATGTTGGCACCACAGAGTGGGCACGCAGTACTTAGTTGGCAGCATTCAACTGAGTGTGACACTACATTCAAAGCTATTCAGTGGAACAGAAAAATGTGGAAACAGGGCAGAATGGATACAGAAGGATGGCCTTATGAATTATAAGTGGGTAGATGTcgccacaatccaacacagttGATAATTGAGTAGTAGTAATCAGTTTAAATATTTTGTATAGTCTAGCTATGGCAATAGTATCATGGTGGGATAACATTTTTCATAAGAGTAAAACAGTGTACCTTTAGTACTGAGTTTGATCATGCTATttctgggcagaatccaatgcggTACTTACACCCCTGCTGATCCTCTTATGCCTctccaattccattgcacaagtaaCCCCCAATGCTTGCACAAgggtgatttagcacttctggaacAAGCATTTCTACTTGTTTATGAAAGGAGGCAGGTCAGTTGAGCTCGCATAAGGGAACTCTGCCGACCttcccccttccagaaacaagcagaaacacttctTTGGGGTCTTCCCctaggaagtgttaaatctcctttaagtggtgggtcccacttgcacaatgAAATTTGTGGAATGGAATCAGCAGGGTGAAAaggaattggggtgtgtgtgtgccctaTTAGATTCTGCCCTCTATTGCAAAACCACTATTTGAATAAAACAACATATACTTGACCTTTAAAAACTGCTCATGCAGCTGCTTAATTGTTTTCAGTCTTTGACTCTGAACTATTCTTGCTTGTTGGAAAACCTTTTGCTGCTGTCGAAACATATTCTAAAGCAAAAAAGACAACAATCCACAACATAATAAATGAAGGGCTAATACACCGATTCAATAACTCTGTCACATACCTAATTGTAAGCATGGCCAGATTATAAATCATAACTATTTCTAAAACAATCTGTTTATGTGAATTTAATCTCATTGATATATATTTGCTGTATTATCCAGATAAGGGGCTTTCAGGGTCATGTAAGCAaatgagcaaaaaataaaacccaacaaccacaagttaataaaaaaaaaagtatatagtTTTAAAAACTCACTTTTTCTGATAGGCTTTCCTCACTTCTGCTTGCTGGTATTTAATGTCTGAATGCTTATCTTTCTCTGAAAATTGTATTTTGTGCTTATTTAACCATTCCTGAACATTACTAACACTGCAAGCTTTTTCTAGGTTGCATGAATTTGAGGAATAGATTATTGCAGTGCAGAAATACTGTCTCTCCACTAAAGCATCATCTTATCAGCCTGACCTTTTATCTCTGAGAGGAAGCATGGACCTTAGTTTGTGCACAAATCAGTTTTCAGATTTTGCTACTTTTACCAGGATCTCTTACTAAGCATACAGTCATAATAAAGGTAGGAATACACATAGCCGTTGTATATCAGTGAACATTTCCTCTAACCTCTTTAATTTGTGAATAATTTCCCAAACCTCACTACAAGGAGAATTAAATATGAGAGGTGTTGTTAAATATCATCCTCTAGCACTTAAcatattgaaaaataaatatatgaagtaCAAACCACAAGCTTTTCTTCCTGTTCCTCTGCTTTCTGTATATCAGCATCCCATTGTTGAAACACATGCAGGAACTGCTGGGAATACTCATGGTTGATTTTCTgtctaatatataaatatatatatactgtatatatatttattaatgtaACATGAAATACTATTGACTAATGAAATAAATGCAGGCATTCATGATAGAGAAACTAATACAATGAGAGTAACTGTCacacaaagttttaaaaaatgaagagttGGTGTATTCAAGGGAACACCTAAAAGGCATGCAATTTTCctacaattttttaaagaaatttaaaatggcaaaaaGTTAACTTTGGACATCTGTTCTGAAGTAGATTTACATTGCAATTCAATGCTTGTTTACTCAAAGGAAAGCCTAACAATGTTTAGTAGGACTTACTCATAAGAAAGTGTAAATAGGATTATAGCCTATGTGAATTTTTACTTTAAAGGATTTGCTTTTTTACCAGGAATCATTTTTGATTGGAATGTTGGGATTACCGTGaagtttccttcctttttttttcagTGGATGGAGGGTATCCTAATCTGGGTTGCTCCTTCCACTCACTACAGAGGGAAGGGCCAAGTTTGGATAAAGTTGAAGTCACCTTGCTTGTGTGGGAGAGCACCTCCCAGTTTTGGAAATAAAATAGCTCAAAAAGCAAACATATTCTCATCAAACATTTCAATaggaaaaaaacaccaaaaaaaaaaaaaagatagaggaggaagagagagacctaCTCCTCATGGGTCCAACTTCTAAATATCCTGAATAAATATGGTCAGGGAACTGAGAGAATGATTACCCTTCCAGCAGAGAGGCAAAATCTCACTTGGGTGAGTATGATAACCTCTATCCACTGGAGAAAGGGAAACTTCACAGTAAGCCCAATGTTCCATTTTTCTACAGTGGAAGAGGGTATCCTTATCCAGGAAGTTTCTGAGTGATACTTTCTTAGGGCAGGGCTCTCGCTGCTTTACAATTTAAGTAGAGAGTACCCAGTGTAAAACTCACTGGCTGAATGACACTTTGGAAGAAGCAAAGGTATTCAGCTTGTAAAGTGGATGAACGAGGAAATGGAAGACCAAGTTGATCAAGGGAGGATTAGTGCTGAATGCAGCTGAGGTAGTGTTTGAGGGTAGGGACAAAAGAAGGTAAGATTAGTTCTTAAAATGAATGGTACAAGCTGTTCACTTCGGGTACAAAGGTAGGTCTGTGTGCAGAATTACATGGCTGAAAGTGCACCATGCTCAGGTGCCCTATGTGCTGACATGATGGCAACAAAAAATAAAGCTTTCCAGGAGGGAGGTTCACTAAGCCCTTCAAAACTCTATGGTGATTCCAAGAAGGAAACCTGTTGTACAGTCCTGCTCCCCGTGAACAACGTCAAGAAAAATATCTGGAAAAGGCACAACTGAAGAATCAGATTTTAGCCTTGGGAAAACTTGAGGAACTTCAGAGATCTGAACACTGATCTCCTGCACTTTTGTCCTTAATTCCTAGGACCTTTTCTGCTATTCTGAGAAGCATTGGGAAATTAGCTGCAAATAGTTCAACTAGTGAAGGTTTAGTAGgaccctccccttcctcctccaacaaCTGCCCTACATCTTTACCTGAGGGAAGAGAAGACTCAGACAGAATATGTAAAGGTAGAACTAATCTCTGTTGTTGCTCTTCTGAGTTGGCTGAGGACATGGTGGTGAGGGGAAAaattcccaccttttccccttaaGATGGCTAGAACAGTGGATAGTTGAGGTGCAGCCCAACAAAGTGGTCTGAGACTGGGTTTCCTGCCTTTGCTGAGATAGACTTTCCTGAGGTAAAGTTTCAATCCATCTGGTGCTGGACTAATTTTTTTCTAGAATTTGGCAAATCCAGTGACAAAGTGCTGAAAATCTATAACAGGGAGGTGGCGAAGCTGCAGTATACAGGGTGACTGAGTCCCACGCTTTATATCCCCCTGATGGAACTTAGCACCCAGGCAAATCTGTTGCATTATATGGAACCTCAAGCTCACCTTTGCAGCCATGCTGGACATGGCAAGACTTTTTGAAACACCGGAGCACTCACTAACTATATGGGCAGTCTGTGCTCCTGAGGGGCCTGGCATCTGACAGATACTCCACTTGTGCTTTCTTGAGGTATCAATAGACAGTGCAGGGGTGTCCCCCTGTCTAAGGGATGCATGACCTAGATTGATACTGGGAGGATTCTAGATAAAAAGCAGGACAGAGAAAGAATGCTGTATAATGTATAAACGTAGTGTGCATAAACGTAATGTATAAATGTACTCTGCCGAAGCCCTGCTTTTTGAGGGGTGCTCACCTTCGTAAGGAAGGTGATTTaaactttatgcaaatttagcCCAACCTTCTGGCGCAAGTGGGAGGAGCAACCGAGACTATGCTACCCTCCTCCGCTTTAGAAAAATAACAAATTTCCTGGGAACCTATTAGAAAAAGCAATCATATTTACACAGACCATCCAAATACAGATGCTTTATGAACAATTATTTCTCTATGAAATGTAGTTATTTCTCTATAAAATAATTCCTTACCTATGCTCTTGTGTTTTCCGAATAAGTTCTATTTTCTGGTTGCTTGTTTTGAGAGAAGCCTTTGTGTATATttctaatctttttcttttagccAGAAGAGCTTTGTTAATGTCCGCTATAATGAGATAAACAATTAGGCATCCTCATTTTAGCAGATATTTAAAAACTTCAACTACTTATAAATTGCTTAAAAAGTAAGACCAAAGTGGTTCGCATAGTAAACCGAAAATAACATATATGTTCAGAAATATGTTAGTCTTTTCAGGAATTAAAGCATAAATTTAGCAACACCTTctaaaactgaaattaaatttaaGATAAGCTATATTCCAAATTACAGCAAAGCAGCCTGTATAGCGTCGTGATCTACCAGTAAATGCGATTTCTATATCTGCTATACCCAAGTGGGTAAGGACTACTATAATGCCCCCAAATAAACACACAGACTAGAGAAAAACTAGCTGGCACAATCCTGTCTGCTAAGGAACTGGATTCCTCTTGCTAATCAAGACATGACAAGCTCTTTTAAACATCAATCTGGACAGGCGCTGCTGTAAATGTAGATGCAAAATGTGATAGCTCCAGACAGAACGCTTGGTAAAGAAGGTATTAGAGCAGACAGCAAAAGCATTAAAGTAGCAAAATAAAGGATTTATTATGCAGTTGCTTTTCATCACTGGTTAAATTGAGTAGAAGCACTAAGCATATCTCAAGACTTTAATACATGTTCCAAATATTCTTCAGTTAGATGTGTTGGGCCAGATCAGGGGAAGGCATGGATCTGCAGGATCCATAGCCATCACGTTCCCGATACACATTTGGAATAGAGTGAAATGTATGCCAGCCCTGAAGTTGGTGTACATGATTTCCCtcccattaaaaccaatgggaGGGATCATAAAGTGcgtaaggggggacaaaatgggggatagCAAAACATCACTCCACCCTTCTGCACTTGCTTTGGATAAGGTGTTTCCTTTGCCTTTGGATCCCTCACTTACCCACTCATAGAATTGCTCTGCCTGATTTTCAGTTATGAATACTCTAGTAAGATACATCTGATAGAGTCAAATCATTTGCCTGGCTACCAGAAATGGGTATTTCATGCCACGTTGGAAACACTTGGCCAACAAACTCTTCCTGGCCACATGGGGGGAGTGTGTGAGATCCAGACTCGCTGTGACTTGTTTGTACACATGTGTAcagtgctttttattttgtatttgtgtttttagacggttgttttattatggttttaatttttgtgaaccgtccagagagcttcatctattgggcggtataaaaatgtaataaataaataaataaaataaaaatgaaatgaagccAACATCAAATAGACGCATACTTGGCCATATGGATTGCCAATATGGATCTATATGATTAATGTGAGTAATGACTTACTGATCATTGATACCTATTATACTCTGGAACAAGCAGCCCTTTGAAAATAATACTTTCTTCCATCAGTTTTatccctctcttcccccagtgTTGTTGAGTTAAATATATTTTGTACTCATTTTTGTAAAACAAACTAAAATTGTTACACTGTAATATCTGCTAATggtaaatattaatatttttcaaaCATACCTCCAACTCGTTCCAGCATGTTCTGTACTTCACCCCTATAAAAATTTTCATATATTAAAAATGACTAGTTT
Proteins encoded in this region:
- the SYCP3 gene encoding synaptonemal complex protein 3 encodes the protein MAPSGRKSAGKTAKLAQENPIVHAYSFEEDSKKHLSGSEEDIQEDETPVIEKHGKKRPSMTPRAAVEEDVGGEVQNMLERVGADINKALLAKRKRLEIYTKASLKTSNQKIELIRKTQEHRQKINHEYSQQFLHVFQQWDADIQKAEEQEEKLVNMFRQQQKVFQQARIVQSQRLKTIKQLHEQFLKSMEDMEKNHESLLADAQSELRKEMAMLQKKIMMDTQQQEMATVRKSLQSMLF